The Carnobacterium sp. 17-4 genome has a window encoding:
- a CDS encoding pyridoxal phosphate-dependent aminotransferase, whose amino-acid sequence MNPLQEHFNNQVYKIEVSDIRKFDERVSPIEGMLKLTLGAPDFNTPDHIKEAAIEAINNNESHYTGMAGDLQLRVAASGFLKKKYALAYSPENEVLVTIGATEAISASLLAILNPGDKILVPSPIFPGYEPLITLSQATPIFIDTSVNGFVLTPQMIEDAMTEHGTSVKAIILNYPNNPTGVTYMREEIKALAEVLKKHDLFVISDEIYSELTYDNEHVSIAEYLREQTILINGLSKSHAMTGWRIGFIFAPKELTAQIIKVHQYLVTCATSISQKAALAALTVGIDDAIPMKEEYQKRRDYLFEELIQLGFEVARPNGAFYLFAKIPKEYIQNSMDFCVDLAEKNKLALIPGSAFGDAGEGYIRLSYAASMDNLVEAVKRLNNYMASHTKTV is encoded by the coding sequence ATGAATCCATTACAAGAACACTTTAATAATCAAGTCTATAAAATCGAAGTTTCAGATATCCGAAAATTCGATGAACGCGTGTCACCAATAGAAGGCATGCTTAAATTAACTTTAGGGGCACCAGACTTCAATACACCCGACCATATTAAAGAAGCAGCTATCGAAGCTATTAACAACAATGAGTCACACTATACAGGTATGGCTGGTGATCTTCAGCTACGAGTGGCAGCTTCTGGGTTTCTTAAAAAGAAATATGCTCTTGCTTATAGTCCCGAAAATGAAGTTTTAGTAACTATCGGTGCTACTGAAGCCATCTCCGCTTCTTTATTAGCTATTTTAAACCCAGGTGATAAAATTTTGGTGCCTTCCCCAATTTTCCCTGGCTATGAACCATTGATTACTTTAAGCCAAGCAACACCTATTTTTATTGACACTAGTGTAAATGGATTTGTCTTAACTCCTCAGATGATTGAGGATGCAATGACGGAACATGGTACTTCTGTAAAAGCAATTATTTTAAACTATCCAAATAATCCGACCGGTGTAACTTACATGCGAGAAGAAATAAAGGCACTAGCTGAAGTCCTAAAAAAACATGATCTATTTGTTATTAGCGATGAAATTTATAGTGAATTAACTTACGACAATGAGCATGTCTCTATTGCCGAGTACTTAAGAGAACAAACAATTCTGATTAATGGACTTTCAAAATCACATGCAATGACTGGATGGAGAATCGGGTTTATCTTTGCACCAAAAGAACTTACTGCACAAATTATTAAAGTTCATCAATATTTGGTTACATGCGCCACTTCTATTTCTCAAAAAGCTGCTTTGGCTGCTTTAACTGTTGGAATAGATGATGCCATTCCAATGAAAGAAGAATACCAGAAGAGAAGAGATTACCTTTTTGAAGAACTGATTCAATTAGGTTTTGAAGTAGCACGTCCCAATGGCGCTTTTTATCTTTTTGCAAAAATTCCGAAAGAGTACATCCAAAATAGCATGGATTTTTGTGTAGACTTAGCTGAAAAAAATAAACTAGCGTTAATTCCCGGTTCAGCTTTTGGAGATGCCGGGGAAGGATACATCCGCCTAAGTTATGCTGCCAGCATGGATAATTTAGTAGAAGCTGTTAAACGATTGAACAACTATATGGCCTCTCATACGAAAACTGTATAG
- the ptsP gene encoding phosphoenolpyruvate--protein phosphotransferase yields MVEKLKGIAASDGIAVAKAYLLTEPDLTFNKISVENSDSEIDRLKTALNKASKELEIIRSKAAESLGEKEAQVFDAHLMVLSDPELIGSIESSIVDNKINAESGLKEVTDMFIGMFEGMEDNPYMQERAADIKDVTKRVLSHLLGVKLPNPSMIDEEVIVVAHDLTPSDTAQLNRQFVKAFVTDIGGRTSHSAIMARSLEIPAIVGTKEITSFVKEGDLIIIDGLEGDVIVHPESTDVETYEKKAKAFADQKAEWDKLKDEPTITADGKHIELAANIGTPKDLVGVKSNGGEAVGLYRTEFLYMDSPDFPTEEAQFEAYKEVLEGMEGKAVVVRTMDIGGDKELPYLTLPHEMNPFLGYRAIRICLAQPDMFRTQLRALLRASVFGQLRIMFPMIATLQEFRQAKGMLMEEKAKLVSEGVDVSNDIEVGIMIEIPAAAIIADKFAKEVDFFSIGTNDLIQYTMAADRMNERVSYLYQPYNPSILRLIKNVIDASHKEGKWTGMCGEMAGDQTAVPLLVGLGLDEFSMSASSILKTRSLMKRLDTKQMAELADKAINDCDTADEVVKLVEAYTK; encoded by the coding sequence ATGGTTGAAAAATTAAAAGGGATCGCAGCAAGTGACGGTATTGCAGTAGCAAAAGCTTACTTACTAACTGAACCCGATTTAACTTTCAACAAAATTTCAGTTGAGAACTCTGATTCAGAAATTGACCGCTTAAAAACGGCATTAAATAAAGCATCAAAAGAACTTGAGATCATTCGGTCTAAAGCAGCAGAATCTTTAGGCGAAAAAGAAGCCCAAGTTTTTGATGCTCATTTAATGGTTCTTTCTGATCCAGAATTAATCGGGAGCATCGAAAGCTCGATCGTTGACAATAAGATCAACGCAGAGAGTGGTTTAAAAGAAGTAACAGATATGTTTATTGGTATGTTTGAGGGCATGGAAGATAATCCTTACATGCAAGAACGTGCAGCCGATATCAAAGATGTTACTAAACGTGTATTGAGCCACTTGTTAGGTGTCAAACTACCTAATCCTTCAATGATTGATGAAGAAGTGATTGTGGTTGCTCATGACTTAACACCAAGTGATACTGCTCAATTAAATCGTCAATTTGTAAAAGCCTTTGTTACAGACATCGGTGGACGTACATCGCATTCAGCTATTATGGCTCGTTCGTTAGAAATTCCTGCAATTGTAGGAACGAAAGAAATCACTTCTTTTGTTAAAGAAGGAGATCTTATCATCATTGATGGTTTAGAGGGCGATGTAATTGTTCACCCTGAATCAACAGATGTTGAAACTTACGAAAAAAAAGCAAAAGCTTTTGCTGATCAAAAAGCTGAGTGGGATAAATTAAAAGATGAACCAACAATAACTGCAGATGGAAAGCACATTGAACTAGCTGCAAATATTGGTACTCCAAAAGATTTAGTGGGAGTAAAAAGTAATGGTGGGGAAGCTGTTGGATTATACCGTACAGAATTCCTTTATATGGATTCGCCTGATTTTCCTACAGAAGAAGCTCAGTTTGAAGCCTATAAAGAAGTTTTAGAAGGTATGGAAGGCAAAGCTGTTGTTGTCCGTACAATGGACATTGGTGGCGATAAAGAATTGCCTTACCTAACATTGCCACACGAAATGAATCCTTTCCTAGGGTACCGTGCAATTCGTATTTGTTTAGCACAACCGGACATGTTTAGAACGCAATTGCGTGCATTATTACGTGCGTCTGTTTTTGGACAATTACGTATTATGTTCCCTATGATTGCAACTTTGCAAGAGTTCCGTCAAGCTAAAGGAATGCTTATGGAAGAAAAAGCTAAATTAGTAAGTGAAGGCGTAGACGTTTCAAATGATATCGAAGTAGGTATCATGATTGAAATTCCTGCTGCTGCTATTATTGCAGATAAATTTGCTAAAGAAGTTGATTTCTTCAGTATTGGTACAAATGATTTGATTCAATACACCATGGCTGCTGACCGTATGAACGAACGCGTTTCTTACCTTTACCAACCATACAATCCATCAATTTTGCGTTTAATTAAGAATGTTATTGATGCTTCTCACAAAGAAGGAAAATGGACTGGTATGTGTGGAGAAATGGCTGGAGATCAAACAGCTGTGCCACTTCTTGTAGGATTAGGACTAGACGAATTTTCTATGAGTGCTTCAAGTATTCTTAAAACACGTAGTCTAATGAAACGTTTAGATACAAAACAAATGGCTGAGTTAGCTGATAAAGCAATCAATGATTGTGATACTGCTGATGAAGTTGTAAAACTTGTTGAAGCGTACACTAAATAA
- a CDS encoding copper homeostasis protein CutC, translating to MYLKEVCLENYSFIPKAIAQGATRIELCDYLISGGTTVSKGVMHEAAAYCAEKMIPLMAMIRPRSGDFVYNDSELKIMGYDIIEARNLGLDGIVLGCLTNDQLIDEDAMEQLLEEAYGLQVTFHMAFDAIPVEKQFEAIDWLVEHGVQRILTHGGDLSLPIEETLPHLKELVDYAKDRILILPGGGITNENANAIQQYLDVTELHGSKIVGEL from the coding sequence ATGTATTTAAAAGAAGTATGTTTAGAAAATTATAGTTTTATTCCTAAAGCCATTGCTCAAGGAGCAACCAGAATTGAATTATGTGATTACTTGATTAGTGGGGGAACGACTGTCAGCAAGGGCGTTATGCATGAAGCAGCCGCTTATTGTGCTGAAAAAATGATTCCATTAATGGCTATGATTCGTCCTCGTTCAGGTGATTTTGTTTATAATGATAGCGAACTGAAGATTATGGGCTATGACATTATTGAAGCGCGTAATTTAGGATTAGATGGCATTGTATTAGGTTGTTTGACCAATGATCAATTGATTGATGAAGATGCCATGGAACAATTACTAGAAGAAGCCTACGGACTACAAGTAACGTTTCATATGGCTTTCGATGCTATACCCGTTGAAAAACAATTTGAAGCTATTGATTGGTTAGTTGAACATGGTGTCCAAAGAATTTTAACTCATGGTGGAGATTTGAGTTTGCCTATTGAAGAAACGCTTCCTCACCTTAAAGAATTAGTTGATTACGCGAAAGATCGTATTCTTATTCTTCCTGGCGGAGGCATCACTAATGAAAATGCAAATGCTATCCAACAATACCTTGACGTTACAGAATTACATGGTTCAAAAATAGTCGGCGAACTTTAA
- the thrC gene encoding threonine synthase, whose protein sequence is MYQGLLEKYKELLPITDKTPMISLYEGNTPLIPLTNLSKELGIELYGKYEGLNPTGSFKDRGMVMAVAKAKEEGAKAIICASTGNTSAAAAAYATRAGLKAYIVIPDGKIALGKLAQAVMYGADIISIQGNFDQALKSVRKLAKTEAVTLVNSVNPYRIEGQKTAAFEVCEDLGKAPDVLAIPVGNAGNITAYWKGFKEWNELNQTGLPRMHGYEAEGAAAIVQGKVIENPETIATAIRIGNPASWELAENARDESKGKIDFVTDEEIINAYRKVAAMDGVFIEPGSAASLAGVIKDVKSGAIIKGETVVCVFTGNGLKDPDTALEVTTIPISKMDDLEDMKKHLQAGVEKL, encoded by the coding sequence ATGTATCAAGGTTTACTTGAAAAATATAAAGAACTACTGCCTATTACAGATAAAACGCCTATGATTTCTCTCTATGAAGGAAACACTCCTTTAATTCCACTAACGAATCTCTCAAAAGAACTTGGGATTGAGTTATATGGAAAATACGAAGGGTTGAATCCTACTGGTTCATTTAAAGATCGTGGGATGGTTATGGCCGTAGCAAAAGCAAAAGAAGAAGGAGCGAAAGCAATCATTTGTGCCTCTACTGGGAATACCAGCGCCGCAGCTGCAGCATACGCTACACGAGCTGGTTTAAAAGCGTACATCGTCATTCCAGATGGAAAAATTGCTTTAGGTAAATTAGCTCAAGCAGTCATGTATGGAGCAGATATTATTTCGATCCAAGGTAATTTTGACCAAGCGTTGAAATCTGTTCGGAAATTAGCTAAAACAGAAGCCGTTACGTTAGTTAATTCGGTTAATCCTTATCGTATTGAGGGACAAAAAACAGCAGCTTTTGAAGTATGTGAAGATCTTGGAAAGGCCCCGGATGTGTTAGCTATCCCGGTCGGTAATGCAGGAAATATTACTGCCTACTGGAAAGGATTTAAAGAATGGAATGAACTAAATCAAACAGGATTACCAAGAATGCATGGATATGAAGCAGAAGGTGCGGCTGCTATTGTGCAAGGAAAAGTTATTGAAAATCCTGAAACAATTGCAACAGCTATTAGAATTGGAAATCCTGCTAGCTGGGAATTAGCGGAGAATGCTCGAGATGAGTCTAAGGGTAAAATTGATTTCGTGACTGATGAGGAGATTATCAATGCTTATCGGAAAGTTGCTGCAATGGATGGTGTATTTATTGAACCAGGATCAGCAGCTTCATTAGCAGGAGTGATCAAAGATGTCAAAAGCGGAGCGATAATAAAAGGCGAGACTGTTGTCTGTGTGTTTACTGGAAACGGATTGAAAGATCCAGATACTGCACTTGAAGTGACGACAATTCCTATTTCAAAGATGGATGACTTAGAAGACATGAAAAAACATTTGCAAGCAGGTGTTGAAAAATTATGA
- a CDS encoding YkuJ family protein translates to MTTSQLVGIIRRLEAMLEDTESEVQVRRFEKEGNERCVITYDAKPETFELLETSTQQVYQFDDVDLVAMEIFELLQD, encoded by the coding sequence ATGACAACTTCACAATTAGTAGGAATTATTCGCCGATTGGAAGCTATGCTAGAAGATACAGAAAGTGAAGTTCAAGTTCGTCGATTTGAAAAAGAAGGAAACGAACGTTGTGTTATTACGTATGATGCAAAACCTGAAACATTTGAATTATTAGAGACTTCTACTCAACAAGTTTATCAATTTGATGATGTAGACTTAGTTGCTATGGAAATATTTGAATTACTTCAAGATTAA
- a CDS encoding phosphocarrier protein HPr: MEKREFHVVAETGIHARPATLLVQTASKYSSDINLEYKGKSVNLKSIMGVMSLGVGQGADVVISADGSDEAEALTGIEETMKKEGLAE; this comes from the coding sequence ATGGAAAAACGCGAATTTCACGTAGTAGCTGAAACAGGTATCCATGCACGTCCAGCAACATTATTAGTACAAACAGCAAGCAAATATAGCTCAGATATCAACTTAGAATATAAAGGTAAATCAGTAAACTTAAAATCAATCATGGGCGTTATGTCTTTAGGTGTTGGCCAAGGTGCTGACGTAGTTATCTCTGCTGATGGTTCAGATGAAGCTGAAGCTCTTACAGGAATCGAAGAAACAATGAAGAAAGAAGGCTTAGCTGAATAA
- a CDS encoding NAD(P)-dependent oxidoreductase has protein sequence MTKAIGFIGTGVMGSSIVKHLLAADYAVTVYNRTKSKADELIQLGAKWADSPAEVTAKSEIIFTIVGYPQDVEKTYFGEKGIFKTATENHILVDMTTSTPTLAQKLYQEGKERGIGVLDAPVSGGDLGAKNGTLTVMVGGEESTYEKIEPIFNVFSAKVNLQGEAGSGQHTKMANQIMIAGTMMGMAELLAYANAANLDLNKVLDTVGGGSAQNWSLSNYGPRILKEDYTAGFFVKHFIKDLKIALDESEKMSLDLPSTHLAKQLYEDLALNGFENDGTQAIIKLWWPEGKRP, from the coding sequence ATGACAAAAGCTATCGGATTTATTGGAACTGGGGTCATGGGTTCTTCGATTGTCAAACACTTATTAGCAGCTGACTATGCCGTAACAGTATACAACCGCACGAAGAGTAAGGCTGATGAATTGATTCAGTTAGGGGCTAAATGGGCTGACTCGCCAGCTGAAGTAACGGCTAAGAGTGAAATTATTTTTACGATTGTTGGGTATCCGCAAGATGTAGAAAAAACCTACTTTGGTGAAAAAGGAATCTTTAAAACAGCAACTGAAAACCATATTTTAGTAGATATGACAACAAGTACCCCTACATTAGCTCAAAAATTGTATCAAGAAGGTAAGGAACGAGGGATTGGAGTTCTAGATGCTCCTGTATCTGGAGGAGACCTAGGCGCTAAGAATGGGACGTTGACCGTTATGGTTGGCGGAGAAGAAAGTACTTATGAAAAAATAGAACCTATTTTTAACGTATTTTCTGCTAAAGTAAATTTACAAGGTGAAGCGGGCAGTGGACAGCACACAAAAATGGCTAATCAAATTATGATTGCCGGTACAATGATGGGAATGGCAGAACTTTTAGCCTATGCTAACGCTGCAAATCTAGACCTTAACAAAGTATTGGATACCGTTGGTGGAGGAAGCGCGCAAAATTGGTCATTATCAAACTATGGACCAAGGATTCTTAAAGAAGATTATACAGCTGGTTTTTTTGTAAAACACTTTATCAAAGATTTAAAAATTGCGTTAGATGAGTCTGAAAAGATGTCTTTAGATTTACCCTCTACTCATTTAGCTAAACAATTATATGAAGACTTAGCGTTAAATGGTTTTGAAAATGATGGGACGCAAGCGATTATTAAGTTATGGTGGCCAGAAGGAAAACGCCCATAA
- a CDS encoding ATP-dependent Clp protease ATP-binding subunit, which produces MLCQNCNQREATIHLYTNMNGQKGQLDVCQNCYQLIKNAQNRGEIRNNRTPQDPFGFGNLDQFFRSMQNAQNNNFQQNNPDVPPTQNGSGGQPPINKKPGLLGEYGTSLTEAARSGAIDPVIGRDKEIERVIEILNRRTKNNPVLTGEPGVGKTAVVEGLAQKIVDGDVPQKLLGKEVIRLDVASLVQGTGIRGQFEERMQQLMDELKKNPQIILFIDEVHEIVGAGSAEGSMDAGNMLKPALARGELQMVGATTLKEYRTIEKDAALERRMQPVRVSEPSVEETITILKGLQKKYEDYHHVHYTDEAITSAVNLSNRYIQDRFLPDKAIDLLDESGSKKNLTIQVVDPKQLEDKIAEAAQQKQLALQQEDYEKAAFYRDQAKKFATMRDQQKPDSDEPTVTEEDMIEIIEMKTNIPVGELKEKEQEQLRNLGEDLKKHVIGQDEAIEKVSRAIRRNRIGFNSKNRPIGSFLFVGPTGVGKTELAKQLALELFGSKDAYIRFDMSEYMEKHSVSKLIGSPPGYIGYDEAGQLTEKVRHNPYSLILLDEVEKAHPDVLHMFLQILDDGRLTDAQGRTVSFKDTIIIMTSNAGTGNVEASVGFGAAASGTQKSVLNHLSDYFKPEFINRFDGIVEFNSLTKENLLYIVDLLIADVNNMLEHQGISIEVDQSAKEKLVELGYDPKLGARPLRRVIQEQIEDRIADFYLDYPSIKKLVAKTDQEGNLIVEAKEPILEETIVEEIEEPETED; this is translated from the coding sequence ATGTTATGTCAAAATTGTAACCAACGAGAAGCAACTATCCATTTATATACCAATATGAATGGTCAAAAGGGTCAATTAGATGTTTGCCAAAATTGTTATCAACTTATTAAAAATGCACAAAATCGTGGAGAAATTAGAAACAATCGCACACCACAAGACCCCTTTGGTTTTGGTAACTTAGATCAATTTTTCCGTTCGATGCAAAATGCACAAAACAATAACTTCCAACAAAATAATCCTGACGTTCCTCCCACTCAAAATGGTTCAGGAGGTCAACCACCCATTAATAAGAAACCTGGTCTTTTGGGTGAATATGGAACAAGTTTAACTGAAGCAGCTAGATCAGGTGCTATTGATCCAGTTATAGGGCGTGACAAAGAAATTGAACGAGTGATTGAAATTCTAAACCGTCGTACTAAAAATAATCCTGTCTTAACCGGAGAGCCTGGTGTTGGTAAAACAGCTGTTGTTGAAGGCTTAGCACAAAAAATTGTTGACGGTGACGTTCCTCAAAAATTATTAGGTAAAGAAGTTATTCGATTAGATGTCGCTTCATTAGTTCAAGGAACTGGTATTCGTGGACAATTCGAAGAACGTATGCAGCAATTAATGGATGAATTAAAGAAAAATCCACAAATCATTTTATTTATTGATGAAGTTCATGAAATTGTTGGAGCCGGAAGTGCAGAAGGAAGTATGGATGCTGGAAATATGCTTAAACCAGCTCTTGCACGTGGTGAATTACAAATGGTTGGAGCAACAACTTTAAAAGAGTATCGTACAATTGAAAAAGACGCTGCATTAGAACGTCGTATGCAACCTGTACGTGTAAGCGAACCGTCTGTTGAAGAGACCATTACCATTCTTAAAGGTTTGCAAAAGAAATATGAAGATTATCACCACGTTCATTACACAGATGAAGCAATCACAAGCGCCGTAAATCTTTCTAATCGTTATATTCAGGATCGTTTTTTGCCCGATAAAGCAATCGATCTATTAGATGAATCAGGTTCTAAAAAGAACCTAACAATACAAGTTGTCGATCCTAAACAACTTGAAGATAAAATCGCAGAAGCTGCTCAACAAAAACAATTAGCTTTACAGCAAGAAGATTATGAAAAAGCTGCTTTTTATCGTGATCAAGCTAAAAAATTCGCTACCATGCGTGATCAGCAAAAACCAGATTCAGATGAACCTACTGTAACGGAAGAAGATATGATTGAAATCATTGAAATGAAAACAAATATTCCAGTAGGCGAATTAAAAGAAAAAGAACAAGAACAATTGCGTAATCTAGGAGAAGATTTGAAGAAACACGTTATTGGACAAGATGAAGCAATTGAAAAAGTTTCTAGGGCTATACGTAGAAATCGAATAGGGTTTAATAGTAAAAATCGTCCAATCGGTTCTTTCCTTTTCGTTGGTCCTACAGGGGTCGGAAAAACTGAATTAGCTAAACAATTAGCACTAGAACTTTTCGGTAGTAAAGATGCTTATATCCGTTTTGATATGAGTGAATATATGGAGAAACATAGTGTCTCTAAGTTGATTGGTTCTCCTCCAGGATACATTGGCTATGATGAAGCAGGTCAGTTAACTGAAAAAGTTCGCCACAATCCTTACAGCCTCATTTTATTAGATGAAGTTGAAAAAGCTCATCCAGATGTTTTGCATATGTTCTTACAAATTCTGGACGATGGCAGATTAACCGATGCTCAAGGACGTACGGTGAGCTTTAAAGACACCATTATTATTATGACAAGTAACGCGGGTACTGGAAATGTAGAAGCAAGTGTTGGTTTTGGTGCTGCCGCTTCTGGTACTCAGAAATCTGTGTTAAATCATTTAAGTGATTACTTCAAACCCGAGTTTATTAACCGTTTTGATGGAATTGTTGAATTTAACTCACTTACAAAAGAAAACTTATTGTATATTGTAGATCTATTGATAGCAGATGTGAATAATATGCTCGAACATCAAGGTATATCCATAGAAGTTGACCAGTCTGCTAAAGAAAAATTAGTAGAATTAGGTTATGATCCAAAATTAGGCGCTCGTCCTTTACGTCGTGTCATTCAAGAACAAATTGAAGATCGTATTGCTGATTTTTATCTTGATTACCCTTCTATAAAAAAATTAGTGGCAAAAACAGACCAAGAAGGAAATCTAATTGTAGAAGCAAAAGAACCTATTTTAGAAGAAACTATTGTTGAAGAAATTGAAGAACCAGAAACTGAAGATTAA
- a CDS encoding homoserine dehydrogenase, which produces MKKHLQIGILGFGTVGSGVLRILKHHEPKLNQVTGVSLKIKKVLVRDIDKKRGSIAEGIELTLDVDEIINDPEIDIVIEVMGSIDEAKTYIKKALIAGKHVVTANKDLIALHGNELVALAKANQCDLYYEASVAGGIPILRTIVDSLASDEIQKVFGIVNGTTNFILSKMTSEGKTYEEALKEAQELGFAESDPTNDVDGIDAARKMVILTRLAFGMNVELDQIETKGIRDLQQEDIQMAEKLGYKIKLIGSAIQIEENISVDVGPVLVPANHPLASVQNENNAVFVVGAAVGETMYYGPGAGELPTANSIVSDVITVAKNIQLGTSGNVFSSYQHETSLAQDTEVSNKYYIAIEMQDKTGQFLALATVFSQCNSGFDQIIQQPHSSETAKVVIVTHEINKAQQKEILKALKESKDMNLLVCFKVMEGK; this is translated from the coding sequence ATGAAAAAACATTTGCAAATAGGAATTTTAGGCTTTGGAACGGTTGGAAGTGGTGTGTTGCGTATATTGAAACACCATGAACCCAAATTAAACCAAGTGACCGGTGTTTCTTTAAAAATAAAAAAAGTTTTAGTACGCGATATCGATAAAAAGAGAGGCTCAATTGCTGAAGGGATTGAGTTGACTCTGGATGTCGATGAGATTATAAATGACCCAGAAATAGATATTGTAATAGAGGTTATGGGTAGTATTGATGAAGCGAAAACGTATATCAAAAAAGCATTGATAGCTGGAAAACATGTTGTCACAGCAAATAAAGATTTAATTGCGTTGCACGGAAATGAATTGGTCGCATTAGCAAAAGCAAACCAGTGTGATTTGTACTATGAAGCTAGTGTTGCTGGTGGAATTCCGATTCTACGTACGATAGTGGATAGTCTTGCTTCAGATGAAATCCAAAAAGTTTTTGGAATTGTTAACGGAACAACGAACTTTATTTTGTCAAAAATGACGAGTGAAGGAAAAACTTATGAAGAAGCTTTAAAAGAAGCTCAAGAATTAGGTTTTGCAGAAAGCGATCCAACAAATGATGTTGACGGCATAGATGCTGCACGTAAAATGGTTATATTGACGCGTTTAGCTTTTGGTATGAATGTCGAATTAGATCAAATTGAAACAAAAGGAATTCGGGATTTACAACAAGAAGATATTCAGATGGCTGAAAAATTAGGCTATAAAATAAAATTGATTGGTTCGGCAATTCAAATCGAAGAAAATATAAGTGTGGATGTCGGTCCAGTCCTTGTACCAGCTAATCATCCACTGGCAAGTGTTCAAAATGAAAATAACGCTGTTTTTGTTGTTGGTGCAGCGGTGGGGGAAACAATGTATTATGGCCCCGGTGCCGGAGAGTTGCCAACTGCAAATAGTATTGTCAGTGATGTAATTACTGTTGCGAAGAATATTCAGTTAGGTACGAGTGGTAATGTCTTTAGTTCTTACCAACATGAAACAAGCCTTGCACAAGATACTGAAGTAAGCAATAAGTATTATATTGCTATTGAGATGCAAGATAAAACTGGCCAATTTTTAGCGTTAGCAACAGTATTCAGTCAATGCAATAGTGGTTTTGACCAAATTATTCAGCAGCCACATTCAAGTGAAACGGCAAAAGTAGTGATTGTGACACATGAAATAAATAAAGCTCAACAAAAAGAAATTTTAAAAGCACTCAAAGAGTCAAAAGATATGAATCTCCTTGTTTGTTTTAAAGTAATGGAGGGGAAATAA
- the thrB gene encoding homoserine kinase, translated as MKIIVPGTTSNLGPGFDSCGLALNLYLTLKIGAETDSWIIHHQLGESIPKDETNLIIQTALSLVPTLTPRELWMESEIPATRGLGSSSAAIIAGIEMANQLAGLQLSDKDRVTLASNLEGHPDNAAPAILGDFVVASKIQDSVYAVKHTFPDTGILAVIPTDELLTKESRDVLPKTLNYAQAVQASSISNVMIAAVLANNLNLAGEMMGNDLWHENYRKDLVPHLSRIRSLAKNNGAYATFLSGAGSTVLILVPYSKLKELEQLLKEIFTDADVRQFSVEREGIQVKK; from the coding sequence ATGAAAATAATCGTACCAGGAACAACGTCTAACTTGGGTCCCGGTTTTGATTCATGCGGGTTAGCTTTAAACCTCTATTTGACATTAAAAATAGGAGCTGAAACTGACAGTTGGATCATTCATCACCAGCTTGGAGAAAGTATACCAAAGGATGAAACGAATCTTATTATCCAAACGGCTTTGTCTCTAGTTCCAACTCTTACGCCTAGAGAGTTATGGATGGAAAGTGAGATTCCTGCAACACGCGGATTAGGAAGCAGCTCAGCAGCTATTATTGCAGGTATTGAAATGGCTAACCAATTAGCTGGCTTACAGTTAAGTGATAAGGATAGAGTAACTCTGGCTTCTAATTTAGAAGGGCATCCAGATAATGCTGCGCCCGCTATTCTGGGCGATTTCGTAGTAGCCAGCAAAATTCAAGATTCTGTTTATGCAGTGAAACACACTTTCCCAGATACGGGTATCTTAGCGGTTATTCCAACCGATGAATTATTAACCAAAGAAAGTCGAGATGTGTTGCCAAAAACGCTAAATTATGCGCAAGCTGTACAAGCCAGTTCTATCAGCAATGTAATGATTGCAGCAGTCTTAGCGAATAATCTGAATTTAGCAGGAGAAATGATGGGCAATGATTTGTGGCATGAAAACTACCGTAAAGATTTGGTGCCTCATCTATCTCGAATTCGGAGTCTAGCCAAAAATAATGGAGCTTATGCTACCTTTTTAAGCGGCGCAGGATCAACGGTATTAATTTTAGTACCTTATTCGAAGTTAAAAGAGCTAGAGCAACTATTAAAAGAGATTTTTACAGATGCAGATGTACGACAATTTAGTGTTGAACGAGAAGGTATCCAAGTAAAAAAATAA